The Flaviramulus sp. BrNp1-15 genome has a window encoding:
- a CDS encoding DUF2264 domain-containing protein, which translates to MHITIIAQTQHNSVNSEDNTVFKIKNPDFDLSPYTGMTKQHWKDAALYLLEGAFSYIDDFNSPMKFPKQLGKSYPHDESQVPTEKLEGVCRTLFVAAPLLKENPNLEINNIKVADYYRYQIGKLVDKTSESFIIPRAKDGGPNQNLVEFGALAVSLLITPEVLWKPLPQSTKELLAKTMLSYGDGPTVDSNWKFFNIFVLSFFKKEGYKVNEDLLVEYLERSLTHYRGQGWYNDSPAYDYYSMWAFQMYGMLWSEYFGKQYYPEIAVKFISNFKDLKYSYPYLFSANGEMIMYGRSISYRIGSIIPFPLMGFENDKADINFGWMRRISSGVIKQFLTNPEFMNEHVPTLGFYGAFEPAVQNYSCRGSVYWMGKAFLGLLVPDNNPFWKAKENNGAWETELKKDEVYNKFQEASEILITDYPNIGASEIRAWCHEKVKDDWQKFRSTENYNRLSYNSAFPWQADGEHGEVAMNYLIKNRNREWEAFRLYNFKKFEDGIYYRDVVLETDENIKFKLADIPLANGILRIDKNISSRSLEMRLGHYALPQLSHEIKTSTKRVKGYNVTIIDNGVYQLAMLPLLGWENMEVVSTENLHPESQKSKVINVVSTKKSNKIFATLMLWKKSGKKWTNKELMPIKRVEIDENLENVTVYFKIGTSKTITFN; encoded by the coding sequence ATGCATATAACAATTATTGCACAAACTCAACATAATTCTGTAAATAGTGAAGATAATACTGTTTTTAAAATTAAAAACCCAGATTTTGATTTGAGTCCCTATACTGGAATGACAAAGCAGCATTGGAAAGATGCTGCCTTGTATTTACTTGAAGGTGCTTTTAGTTACATTGATGATTTTAACTCACCAATGAAATTTCCTAAACAACTCGGTAAAAGTTATCCGCATGATGAAAGTCAAGTGCCAACTGAAAAGTTGGAAGGGGTGTGCAGAACTTTATTTGTTGCAGCACCACTTTTAAAAGAAAATCCAAATTTAGAGATTAATAACATAAAAGTTGCTGATTATTACAGATATCAAATTGGAAAATTAGTTGATAAAACAAGTGAATCATTTATAATTCCAAGAGCTAAAGATGGTGGTCCAAATCAAAATCTAGTGGAGTTTGGGGCACTAGCAGTTTCATTATTAATTACCCCTGAAGTCCTTTGGAAGCCTTTACCCCAAAGTACTAAAGAGTTGTTGGCAAAAACTATGCTGAGTTATGGTGATGGACCAACAGTAGATTCTAACTGGAAATTCTTTAACATTTTTGTGCTTAGCTTTTTTAAAAAAGAAGGTTATAAAGTTAACGAAGATTTATTGGTTGAATATCTTGAAAGGTCTTTAACACATTACCGCGGACAAGGTTGGTATAATGACAGTCCAGCATATGATTATTACAGCATGTGGGCATTTCAAATGTATGGTATGTTGTGGTCTGAATATTTTGGTAAACAGTATTACCCAGAAATAGCAGTAAAATTTATTAGTAATTTTAAAGATTTAAAATATAGTTACCCATATTTATTTAGTGCTAATGGTGAAATGATTATGTATGGTAGAAGTATTAGCTATAGAATTGGTTCTATTATTCCTTTTCCTTTAATGGGATTTGAAAATGACAAAGCAGATATTAATTTTGGTTGGATGCGACGTATTTCTTCAGGTGTTATAAAACAATTTTTGACTAATCCAGAATTTATGAATGAGCATGTGCCAACATTAGGTTTTTATGGCGCTTTTGAACCAGCTGTACAAAATTATAGCTGTAGAGGAAGTGTATATTGGATGGGTAAAGCTTTTTTAGGATTATTGGTACCTGATAATAACCCATTTTGGAAAGCAAAAGAAAACAATGGAGCTTGGGAAACTGAACTAAAAAAAGATGAAGTTTATAACAAGTTTCAAGAAGCTTCAGAAATTTTAATTACAGATTATCCAAATATAGGAGCTTCTGAAATTAGAGCCTGGTGTCACGAAAAAGTTAAAGACGATTGGCAAAAATTCCGTTCAACAGAAAACTACAACAGACTTTCTTATAATAGTGCTTTCCCATGGCAAGCTGATGGTGAACATGGAGAAGTAGCTATGAATTACTTAATTAAAAATAGAAATAGAGAATGGGAAGCCTTTAGATTATATAATTTTAAAAAGTTTGAAGACGGTATTTATTATAGAGATGTTGTATTGGAGACCGATGAAAACATCAAATTCAAATTAGCTGATATTCCTTTAGCGAATGGTATTTTAAGAATTGATAAAAATATAAGTAGCAGGTCTTTAGAAATGCGTTTAGGACATTATGCTTTGCCACAATTAAGTCATGAAATAAAAACATCAACTAAAAGGGTAAAAGGTTATAATGTAACCATTATTGATAATGGAGTATATCAATTAGCAATGTTACCGCTTTTAGGTTGGGAAAATATGGAAGTGGTTTCTACTGAAAATTTACATCCAGAAAGCCAGAAAAGTAAAGTGATTAATGTAGTCTCAACCAAAAAATCGAACAAAATTTTTGCAACTTTGATGCTCTGGAAAAAATCTGGTAAAAAGTGGACTAATAAAGAGTTAATGCCAATTAAAAGAGTTGAAATAGATGAAAATTTGGAAAATGTAACCGTGTATTTTAAAATTGGAACATCTAAAACAATTACTTTTAATTAA
- a CDS encoding TerB family tellurite resistance protein — protein MVNRVEKLSLLSEMIAFAKYDKDIKNIEYNFLLGVAKQLDISREDFEYLIEHPVSYTHLKSHSERIVQFHRLVLLMNIEQEYGDENNSAGVIKLYNFGLRMGLSHESITKVLYLMESFPNKIVPPDVLIDIFKTQYN, from the coding sequence ATGGTTAATAGAGTAGAAAAATTAAGTCTTTTGTCTGAAATGATTGCGTTCGCAAAATATGATAAAGACATAAAAAATATAGAATATAACTTCTTATTAGGAGTTGCAAAACAACTTGATATATCTCGTGAAGATTTTGAATATTTAATAGAACACCCAGTTTCTTATACACATTTAAAATCGCATAGCGAACGAATAGTTCAATTTCATAGATTGGTTTTATTAATGAATATTGAACAAGAATATGGAGATGAAAATAATTCTGCTGGAGTTATAAAATTATACAATTTTGGTTTAAGAATGGGATTAAGTCATGAATCTATAACCAAAGTGTTATATCTGATGGAAAGTTTTCCAAACAAAATAGTTCCACCAGATGTATTGATAGATATTTTTAAAACACAGTATAATTAA
- a CDS encoding sterol desaturase family protein, whose translation MNFTNPLVYGVPCFLGFILLELTYSKHNKEKKDLYNWKDLAASLTMGIGSTILAPLTKTIAAIVLFNYIYAVFNPLIDGVRTNIMGYESFGYAWYVWLLCQLCDDFSYYWFHRQNHNVRFLWAAHIVHHSSDNFNLGTAVRNGWFTIFYKPFFYMWIPAIGFPPEMLVVCLGIEALWQFQLHSVYIPKMGIIEKVFNTHTMHQVHHAQNIEYMDKNHGGFLNIFDKMFGTWKELDETIDIKYGVTKAPNSYNPLVILTHEYKDIWNDMKKSKNWYHKFMYAFAAPGWSHDGSTLTIKQMQKLNKKSQQ comes from the coding sequence ATGAACTTCACTAATCCATTAGTGTATGGTGTTCCTTGTTTTCTTGGTTTCATCTTACTAGAATTGACCTACAGCAAGCACAACAAAGAAAAAAAAGATTTATATAATTGGAAAGATTTAGCAGCTAGCCTTACCATGGGCATAGGCTCAACCATTTTGGCTCCACTTACTAAAACAATAGCAGCTATAGTTTTATTCAATTACATTTATGCTGTTTTTAATCCTTTAATAGACGGCGTTCGAACTAATATTATGGGTTATGAATCTTTTGGTTATGCTTGGTATGTATGGCTACTTTGTCAGTTATGTGATGATTTTAGCTATTATTGGTTTCATAGACAAAATCATAATGTTCGCTTCCTTTGGGCTGCACATATTGTGCATCATTCCTCAGATAATTTTAACCTAGGAACAGCTGTAAGAAATGGCTGGTTTACTATATTTTATAAACCCTTTTTCTATATGTGGATTCCTGCAATTGGTTTTCCTCCGGAAATGTTAGTTGTATGTTTAGGTATTGAAGCGTTGTGGCAATTTCAATTGCATTCGGTATATATTCCAAAAATGGGTATTATAGAAAAAGTATTTAACACCCACACCATGCATCAGGTGCATCATGCACAAAACATAGAATATATGGACAAAAACCATGGTGGTTTCTTAAATATATTTGATAAAATGTTTGGTACCTGGAAAGAGCTTGATGAAACCATCGATATAAAATACGGCGTTACAAAAGCGCCAAATTCATATAATCCATTAGTGATTCTAACACATGAATATAAAGATATTTGGAACGATATGAAAAAGTCTAAAAACTGGTATCATAAATTTATGTATGCTTTTGCTGCACCAGGATGGAGTCATGATGGGAGCACTCTTACCATCAAGCAAATGCAAAAACTTAATAAAAAAAGCCAACAATAA
- a CDS encoding flavodoxin family protein translates to MNKTVIIQASSRSHGDTSKVVNYIASKNSFDVIDLHKKNIGHYDYDYKNKDDDFFDLITNIVEHYDTIIFATPVYWYSMSGILKVFFDRITDILRIHKDTGRKLRGKNMAMVSCSNFDDLKEGFSMPFYETANYLGMNYLGDVHTYVENESIKKEVKQRINDFFSTINNLQ, encoded by the coding sequence ATGAATAAAACAGTCATCATACAAGCAAGTTCAAGAAGTCATGGAGATACCAGTAAAGTTGTAAATTATATTGCATCTAAAAACAGTTTTGATGTTATAGACTTACACAAAAAAAATATTGGTCATTACGATTACGATTATAAAAATAAAGACGATGATTTTTTTGATTTAATCACCAATATTGTAGAACATTACGACACTATAATTTTTGCTACTCCTGTATATTGGTATAGCATGAGCGGTATTTTAAAAGTTTTTTTTGATAGAATTACAGATATACTTAGAATACATAAAGATACCGGTAGAAAATTACGTGGTAAAAATATGGCGATGGTAAGCTGCAGTAATTTTGATGATTTAAAAGAAGGTTTTTCTATGCCTTTTTACGAAACTGCTAATTACTTAGGCATGAATTATTTAGGCGATGTACATACCTATGTTGAAAATGAATCAATTAAAAAGGAGGTAAAACAAAGAATAAACGATTTTTTTAGCACAATTAACAACCTACAGTAA
- the sucC gene encoding ADP-forming succinate--CoA ligase subunit beta produces the protein MNLHEYQGKEILSSFGVRIQRGIVAQNAQEAVAAAKQLTSETGTSWHVIKAQVHAGGRGKGGGVKLAKNLKEVEEIAGQIIGMDLITPQTSAQGKRVHQVLVAEDVYYPGESETNEFYMSVLLNRGTGRNMIMYSTEGGMDIETVAEETPHLIFTEEIDPSVGLLPFQARRVAFNLGLSGTAFKEMTKFVTALYTAYVKSDSSLFEINPVLKTSDNKIMAVDAKVTIDDNSLFRHKNYVDLRDVREESAIEVEAGELGLNYVDLDGNVGCMVNGAGLAMATMDLIKQAGGEPANFLDVGGTADAARVEAAFKIILKDPAVKAILINIFGGIVRCDRVAQGVIDAYKNMGTINVPIIVRLQGTNADIAKELIDNSGLDVLSATEFQEAADKVQQVLA, from the coding sequence ATGAATTTACACGAATATCAAGGTAAAGAAATATTAAGCAGTTTTGGAGTTCGTATCCAACGTGGTATAGTTGCTCAAAATGCACAAGAGGCAGTTGCTGCTGCAAAACAATTAACTAGTGAGACTGGAACAAGTTGGCATGTTATTAAAGCCCAAGTTCATGCAGGTGGTCGTGGAAAAGGTGGAGGCGTAAAGCTTGCTAAAAACCTTAAAGAAGTTGAAGAAATTGCTGGACAAATTATAGGAATGGATTTAATAACACCACAAACTTCTGCTCAAGGTAAGCGTGTGCATCAAGTATTGGTTGCCGAAGATGTATATTATCCTGGTGAAAGTGAAACTAATGAGTTTTATATGTCTGTGTTATTAAATAGAGGTACAGGTCGTAACATGATTATGTATTCTACTGAAGGTGGTATGGATATTGAAACAGTTGCAGAAGAAACACCTCACTTAATTTTTACAGAAGAAATAGATCCTTCAGTAGGTTTATTGCCTTTTCAAGCTAGACGTGTAGCATTTAACTTAGGTTTATCTGGTACAGCTTTTAAAGAAATGACAAAATTTGTTACAGCTTTATACACAGCTTATGTGAAATCTGATTCTTCTTTATTTGAGATAAATCCAGTTTTAAAAACAAGTGATAATAAAATCATGGCAGTTGATGCTAAGGTTACTATTGATGATAACTCACTTTTTAGACATAAAAACTATGTAGATTTACGTGATGTTCGTGAAGAAAGCGCTATAGAAGTTGAAGCAGGAGAACTTGGTTTAAATTATGTTGATTTAGACGGGAATGTAGGATGTATGGTTAACGGAGCTGGTTTAGCAATGGCAACTATGGATTTAATTAAACAAGCAGGTGGAGAACCAGCTAACTTTTTAGATGTTGGTGGTACTGCCGATGCGGCACGTGTAGAAGCTGCTTTTAAAATTATATTAAAAGACCCTGCTGTTAAAGCCATTTTAATTAATATTTTTGGAGGTATTGTACGTTGCGATAGAGTAGCCCAAGGAGTAATTGACGCATATAAAAACATGGGAACTATTAATGTGCCAATTATTGTACGTTTACAAGGAACAAATGCTGATATAGCTAAAGAATTAATTGATAATTCTGGATTAGATGTATTAAGTGCTACAGAGTTTCAAGAAGCTGCAGATAAAGTACAACAAGTATTAGCTTAA
- a CDS encoding M20/M25/M40 family metallo-hydrolase gives MKYLLSVLFILISLQISSQTDEEVLKNIYKQSLTNGKSYDWLNHLSNQIGSRLSGSLGAEKAVAYTKEELEKLGLDKVWLQLVMVPRWIRGAKEFAFIESTPGKTTTVNICALGGSVATPALGLKANVVEVKNFEELEKLGKEKIEGKIVFYNRPMQVDLIHTFEAYGGCVNQRYQGALEATKYGAVGVIVRSMNLRLDDLPHTGSMTYGDLPVDKRIPSAAISTNDAELLSTMLRLNNSIKFYFKQSCKQLADVQSYNVIGEITGSEFPNEYMVVGGHLDSWDLGDGSHDDGAGVVQSMDVLRLLKESGIQPKRSIRVVLFMNEENGLRGGRKYAEVAKQKGENHVFALESDSGGFSPRGFSFDCSDASFEQVLSWQPLFKPYLIHYFEKGGSGADVGPLKTDSNVLAGLRPDSQRYFDHHHASNDTFDAVNKRELELGAATMTALVYLFDKYGVNPISNEKQLKD, from the coding sequence ATGAAGTATTTATTATCTGTCTTATTCATTCTAATATCACTGCAAATTTCTTCTCAAACCGACGAAGAAGTTCTTAAAAACATATACAAACAATCACTAACCAATGGAAAGAGTTACGATTGGTTAAATCACTTGTCAAATCAAATAGGAAGTAGATTGTCAGGTTCTTTAGGTGCAGAAAAAGCAGTTGCTTACACAAAAGAAGAACTGGAAAAATTAGGTTTAGATAAAGTTTGGTTACAACTCGTTATGGTTCCCAGATGGATTCGAGGCGCTAAAGAGTTTGCTTTTATAGAATCTACTCCAGGTAAGACAACAACAGTAAATATTTGTGCTTTAGGTGGTTCGGTTGCAACTCCAGCCTTAGGTTTAAAAGCAAATGTTGTTGAGGTTAAAAATTTTGAAGAGTTAGAGAAATTAGGAAAGGAAAAGATAGAGGGGAAAATAGTGTTTTACAATCGTCCGATGCAAGTCGATTTAATTCATACGTTTGAAGCCTACGGAGGATGTGTAAATCAACGTTATCAAGGAGCATTAGAAGCTACAAAATATGGAGCCGTTGGTGTAATTGTACGTTCCATGAATTTAAGATTAGACGATTTACCGCATACAGGAAGTATGACTTATGGAGATTTACCTGTTGATAAACGTATTCCTTCAGCTGCAATTAGTACTAATGATGCAGAATTATTAAGTACTATGCTAAGGTTGAATAATTCAATAAAATTTTACTTTAAACAAAGTTGTAAACAACTTGCAGATGTACAATCTTATAATGTTATAGGCGAAATAACCGGGAGTGAATTTCCTAATGAATATATGGTTGTTGGCGGACATTTAGATTCTTGGGATTTAGGTGATGGTTCCCACGATGATGGTGCAGGCGTTGTTCAATCTATGGATGTATTACGATTACTTAAAGAGTCTGGAATTCAACCAAAACGAAGTATTAGAGTTGTGTTGTTTATGAATGAGGAAAATGGTTTACGAGGCGGAAGAAAATATGCAGAAGTTGCAAAGCAAAAAGGAGAAAACCATGTTTTTGCATTAGAAAGTGATTCAGGCGGGTTTTCACCTAGAGGTTTTAGTTTTGATTGTAGCGATGCTAGTTTTGAGCAAGTGTTAAGTTGGCAACCATTATTTAAACCGTATTTAATTCATTATTTCGAAAAAGGAGGAAGTGGAGCAGATGTAGGACCTTTAAAAACTGATTCAAATGTTTTAGCAGGTTTACGTCCAGACAGTCAGCGTTATTTTGATCATCATCATGCAAGTAATGATACCTTTGATGCAGTAAATAAAAGAGAGTTAGAACTTGGTGCTGCAACCATGACAGCTTTGGTGTATTTATTCGATAAATATGGAGTTAACCCTATTTCAAATGAAAAACAATTAAAAGATTAA
- a CDS encoding DUF1456 family protein, which produces MTNNDILKKLRVALKLRDDDIVKILSLVDFRISKSELGAFFRKEDHPKYMECGDQILRNFLNGLVIHLRGPMPPKNSNKEKVSNSKTGIVQSEASAKASKKKFIKKKSLLHSKTNKKSND; this is translated from the coding sequence ATGACAAATAATGATATTTTAAAAAAATTACGTGTAGCTCTAAAACTTCGTGACGATGATATAGTAAAAATATTAAGTCTTGTTGATTTTAGAATTTCTAAAAGTGAATTAGGAGCATTTTTTAGAAAAGAAGACCACCCAAAATATATGGAATGTGGTGATCAAATTTTACGTAATTTTTTAAATGGTTTGGTTATCCATTTACGAGGACCTATGCCTCCTAAGAATTCCAACAAAGAAAAAGTTTCAAATTCTAAAACTGGAATTGTGCAAAGCGAAGCTTCGGCGAAAGCGTCTAAAAAAAAGTTTATAAAAAAGAAAAGTTTATTACATTCTAAAACAAACAAAAAGAGCAACGATTAA
- the lysA gene encoding diaminopimelate decarboxylase produces the protein MTEHQLLKIEQEFESPVYVYDAEKIESQYKRLTDAFKSVKHLKINYAVKALSNISILKLFNSLGSGIDTVSIQEVKLGLAAGFKPDQIIFTPNGVSLFEIEEAAKLGVKINIDNLSILEQFGTKHPKTPVCIRINPHVMAGGNANISVGHIDSKFGISIHQIPHILRIVENTKMNINGIHMHTGSDILDIEVFLYASEILFETAKQFKNLEFIDFGSGFKVPYKLGDIETNIEELGKKLSSRFNAFCKEYGKDLTLAFEPGKFLVSESGYFLTKVNAVKQTTSTVFAQVDSGFNHLIRPMFYGSHHDIINISNTKGRERFYTVVGYICETDTFGNNRRINEINEGDVLAFKNAGAYCFSMASNYNSRFRPAEVLWHNNKAHLIRKRETFDDIIANQIEVDFSPKKEKQLVK, from the coding sequence ATGACAGAACATCAATTGCTTAAAATTGAACAGGAATTTGAAAGTCCTGTTTATGTGTATGATGCAGAAAAAATAGAATCTCAATATAAAAGACTTACTGATGCTTTTAAAAGTGTAAAACATTTAAAAATTAACTACGCGGTTAAAGCATTGTCAAACATATCTATTTTAAAGTTATTTAACTCTTTAGGCTCTGGTATTGATACAGTTTCTATACAAGAAGTTAAACTAGGTTTAGCGGCTGGTTTTAAACCAGATCAAATTATTTTCACACCTAACGGAGTATCTTTATTTGAAATTGAAGAAGCTGCAAAATTAGGTGTAAAAATTAATATTGATAACTTATCTATATTAGAACAATTTGGAACAAAACATCCAAAAACACCTGTATGCATTCGTATTAACCCACACGTTATGGCTGGTGGAAATGCTAATATATCTGTTGGACATATAGATTCTAAATTTGGTATATCAATTCATCAAATACCTCATATTTTACGTATTGTAGAAAATACTAAAATGAATATTAACGGTATTCATATGCATACTGGTAGTGATATTTTAGATATTGAGGTGTTTTTATATGCCAGTGAAATATTATTTGAAACTGCTAAACAATTTAAAAACTTAGAATTTATAGATTTTGGATCTGGATTTAAAGTCCCTTATAAATTAGGTGATATTGAAACTAATATAGAAGAACTTGGTAAAAAATTATCTTCCAGGTTTAATGCCTTCTGTAAAGAGTATGGTAAAGATTTAACCCTAGCCTTTGAACCTGGTAAATTTCTAGTGAGTGAATCTGGTTATTTTTTAACTAAAGTTAATGCCGTAAAGCAAACAACTTCAACTGTTTTCGCACAAGTAGACTCTGGGTTTAATCATTTAATACGCCCCATGTTTTATGGGTCGCATCATGATATTATAAACATATCTAATACTAAAGGACGTGAGCGTTTTTATACTGTTGTAGGTTATATTTGTGAAACAGATACTTTTGGGAATAACAGACGAATTAATGAAATTAATGAAGGTGATGTTCTTGCATTTAAAAATGCTGGTGCCTACTGTTTCTCTATGGCAAGTAATTATAATTCTCGTTTTCGTCCTGCTGAAGTATTATGGCATAATAATAAAGCACATTTAATACGCAAGCGTGAAACTTTTGATGATATTATAGCAAATCAAATTGAAGTTGATTTTTCACCTAAAAAAGAAAAACAATTGGTTAAATAA
- a CDS encoding PPK2 family polyphosphate kinase translates to MDEYKVTTNISLKNTETKVVIEGAKSKLKDIRKALGDWQNTMYAHNKYAVLICLQGMDTSGKDSLIREVFKEFNVRGIEVHSFKVPTELELSHDYLWRHYIALPERGKFGVFNRTHYENVLVTRVHPEYILGENIPTVNSVEDIDDTFWDKRFEQLNDFEKHIADNGTIIFKFFLNLSKEEQKNRLLRRLRKQEKNWKFSPGDLKERKLWDKYQECYEEAINRTSKPHAPWYTIPADDKPTARYLVAKTIYDTLMKYTDIQEPELDDDIKANIELYKKQLNNE, encoded by the coding sequence ATGGATGAATACAAAGTAACTACAAACATTTCTTTAAAAAATACCGAAACTAAAGTTGTAATAGAAGGTGCAAAAAGTAAGTTAAAGGATATAAGAAAAGCATTAGGCGATTGGCAAAATACCATGTACGCGCATAATAAATATGCTGTTTTGATATGTTTACAGGGTATGGATACTTCTGGTAAAGATAGTTTAATACGAGAAGTTTTTAAAGAGTTTAATGTTCGAGGTATTGAAGTACATAGTTTTAAAGTGCCAACAGAGTTAGAATTAAGTCATGATTATTTATGGCGCCATTATATTGCACTACCGGAGCGTGGTAAGTTTGGTGTTTTTAATAGAACACATTATGAAAATGTTTTAGTAACAAGAGTACATCCGGAGTATATTTTAGGTGAAAATATTCCAACTGTTAATTCTGTTGAAGATATAGATGATACTTTCTGGGACAAGCGTTTTGAACAATTAAATGATTTTGAAAAGCATATAGCTGATAACGGAACCATTATTTTTAAATTCTTTTTAAACCTTTCAAAAGAAGAACAAAAAAACAGGTTACTTCGCCGTTTAAGAAAGCAAGAGAAAAATTGGAAATTCTCACCAGGAGATTTAAAAGAACGTAAACTTTGGGATAAATATCAAGAATGTTACGAAGAAGCTATAAATAGAACCTCTAAACCTCATGCACCTTGGTATACAATTCCTGCAGATGATAAACCAACTGCTCGTTATCTGGTAGCTAAAACTATATATGACACTTTAATGAAGTATACAGATATTCAAGAACCAGAACTTGATGATGATATAAAAGCTAATATAGAATTGTATAAGAAACAGCTAAACAACGAATAA